One Candidatus Eisenbacteria bacterium DNA segment encodes these proteins:
- a CDS encoding pyridoxal-phosphate dependent enzyme: MRPLEPPPLADILAARERIQGIVLRTPLVRLPHEGPEEIWLKLESLQPIGSFKLRGACNAMRSASRDSLAKGVVTASAGNMAQGVAWNARLMGVPCDVVVPDHAPRTKLEAIERLGGRITKVPFDLWWKAMVERRHPGLDGLFIHPVSDPAVIAGNGTVGLEILEDLPDVEAIVVPYGGGGQSCGIAAAMRELAPSVRVWAAEVETAAPFAAALAAGEPRAVEYTPSFVDGIGAKGVLAEMWPMARDLLAGSQVVSLAEVAAAIRLLVERVRVVAEGAGAAAVAAARTGRIQARKIVCVVSGGNIDTATLAGILAGTIPTSSARSSATRS, encoded by the coding sequence ATGCGCCCGCTTGAGCCTCCGCCGCTCGCCGACATCCTGGCGGCGCGCGAGAGGATCCAGGGCATCGTGCTCCGCACGCCGCTCGTGCGGCTGCCTCACGAGGGTCCGGAAGAGATCTGGCTCAAGCTCGAGAGTCTTCAGCCCATCGGCTCCTTCAAGCTCCGAGGCGCCTGCAACGCGATGCGCTCGGCCAGTCGTGACTCGCTCGCCAAGGGCGTGGTCACGGCCAGCGCTGGAAACATGGCCCAGGGCGTGGCATGGAACGCTCGCCTCATGGGGGTGCCGTGCGACGTGGTGGTCCCCGATCACGCGCCACGCACCAAGCTCGAAGCGATCGAGCGCCTGGGAGGGAGGATCACCAAAGTGCCGTTCGACCTGTGGTGGAAGGCGATGGTCGAGCGTCGTCACCCTGGACTCGATGGCCTCTTCATCCATCCCGTGAGCGACCCGGCGGTCATCGCGGGCAACGGCACGGTCGGGCTCGAGATCCTCGAGGATCTTCCCGACGTCGAAGCGATCGTGGTTCCCTACGGCGGCGGCGGACAGAGCTGCGGCATCGCGGCGGCGATGCGCGAGCTGGCGCCTTCCGTGCGCGTGTGGGCGGCGGAGGTGGAGACGGCAGCGCCCTTTGCCGCCGCGCTGGCGGCGGGAGAGCCGCGCGCGGTGGAGTACACACCGAGCTTCGTGGACGGCATCGGCGCCAAGGGCGTGCTGGCCGAGATGTGGCCCATGGCGCGCGATCTGCTCGCCGGATCCCAGGTGGTGTCGCTGGCCGAGGTCGCGGCGGCCATCCGGCTGCTGGTCGAGCGCGTGCGCGTGGTCGCCGAGGGCGCCGGCGCCGCGGCGGTCGCGGCGGCCCGCACGGGAAGAATCCAAGCTCGGAAGATCGTGTGCGTGGTTTCCGGGGGAAACATCGACACCGCCACGCTCGCCGGCATCCTCGCCGGGACGATCCCTACTTCTTCGGCTCGAAGCTCAGCGACACGGAGTTGA
- the msrB gene encoding peptide-methionine (R)-S-oxide reductase MsrB — protein sequence MRWALWLAVALLVLFLASRSSTGPAMAASTATSTAAKKGTAGKPAASDKIVKISKTEDQWKKQLTPEQYRVLRESGTERAFTGKFWDHHASGIYRCAGCGLDLFDSKTKFESGTGWPSFWTVIQGHVEEHADHTLGMRRVEVLCARCGGHLGHVFDDGPRPTGLRYCINSVSLSFEPKK from the coding sequence ATGAGATGGGCCCTGTGGCTGGCGGTGGCTCTCCTGGTCTTGTTTCTGGCATCGCGATCCTCGACAGGACCTGCGATGGCCGCCTCGACGGCCACCTCCACGGCCGCGAAGAAAGGCACGGCGGGTAAGCCCGCCGCGAGCGACAAGATCGTGAAGATCAGCAAGACCGAAGACCAGTGGAAGAAGCAGCTGACGCCGGAGCAGTACCGGGTGCTGCGCGAGAGCGGCACCGAGCGAGCGTTCACCGGCAAGTTCTGGGACCACCACGCGTCGGGGATCTACCGCTGTGCGGGGTGCGGACTCGACTTGTTCGACTCGAAGACCAAGTTCGAGTCGGGCACCGGATGGCCGAGCTTCTGGACCGTGATCCAGGGACACGTCGAGGAGCACGCCGACCACACCCTCGGCATGCGGCGCGTGGAGGTGCTGTGCGCGCGTTGCGGCGGACATCTGGGACACGTGTTCGACGACGGCCCGCGGCCCACGGGACTTCGCTACTGCATCAACTCCGTGTCGCTGAGCTTCGAGCCGAAGAAGTAG
- a CDS encoding AgmX/PglI C-terminal domain-containing protein, whose protein sequence is MATVISDAYRRPFFGDDNDLFHRCLVGSAITGGVFLIVVLLAPMRAQVVTRIDQLPPRFAKLIVDKPKPISPLPGEQGSRGALDKKPGAPGPVAPGEPGPAGPVNKPDLPSGPAAAGPKNLPSGPAASGPVGPGSSSGAVGRARAQAVVASSLAGTSTALSKSLAGLSTSLRAGSSAPITAPGGGRRARGVRAGRSGEQVASVGSSLGAPSGSADLGGSTVGGSWVAIGSLSSVGGGGGGGGGGAGGGGGGGGGGAGGGGGGAGGSTGGYGYGGSGTGGGASAPGVYRSNASLLAVIQKYAAGIQYCYGNELKRTPGLKGKLVVAISVAASGMVIEATVVQNTVGSERLASCALSQIRDWRFPAIPEGVTAFQTPFVFTPPE, encoded by the coding sequence ATGGCCACCGTGATCTCAGACGCCTATCGCAGGCCGTTCTTCGGCGACGACAACGATCTGTTCCACCGCTGCCTGGTCGGCTCGGCGATCACCGGCGGGGTCTTCCTGATCGTGGTCCTGCTGGCGCCGATGCGCGCCCAGGTGGTCACTCGCATCGATCAGCTGCCGCCGCGCTTCGCCAAGCTGATCGTCGACAAGCCGAAGCCGATCTCTCCCCTGCCGGGTGAGCAGGGTTCGCGCGGCGCGCTCGACAAGAAGCCCGGGGCGCCCGGTCCGGTGGCTCCCGGTGAGCCCGGTCCCGCCGGTCCCGTGAACAAACCCGACCTTCCGTCGGGTCCCGCGGCCGCGGGTCCGAAGAACCTGCCCTCGGGACCGGCGGCGTCCGGCCCCGTGGGTCCCGGCTCGTCGAGCGGCGCCGTCGGCCGCGCACGCGCACAGGCCGTCGTCGCCTCGAGCCTTGCCGGCACCAGCACCGCGCTTTCCAAATCGCTCGCCGGACTGTCGACGTCGCTGCGCGCGGGCTCGAGCGCGCCCATCACGGCGCCCGGAGGCGGACGCCGCGCACGCGGCGTCCGCGCCGGCCGTTCGGGCGAACAGGTGGCTTCGGTCGGCAGCAGCCTCGGCGCGCCGTCCGGCTCCGCGGATCTCGGCGGCTCGACCGTCGGTGGATCCTGGGTGGCGATCGGCAGCCTCTCCAGTGTCGGCGGTGGTGGCGGCGGTGGCGGCGGTGGCGCGGGTGGTGGTGGCGGCGGTGGTGGTGGTGGCGCCGGCGGTGGCGGCGGTGGCGCGGGCGGCAGCACCGGAGGCTACGGCTATGGTGGCTCCGGCACCGGCGGAGGCGCGTCGGCGCCGGGGGTGTACCGCAGCAATGCCTCGCTGCTCGCCGTCATTCAGAAGTACGCGGCCGGCATCCAGTATTGCTATGGCAACGAGCTCAAGCGCACACCCGGCCTCAAGGGCAAGCTGGTGGTCGCGATCTCGGTGGCGGCATCGGGCATGGTGATCGAGGCCACCGTGGTGCAGAACACGGTCGGCTCCGAGCGACTGGCCTCGTGCGCGCTCTCGCAGATCCGCGATTGGAGATTCCCCGCGATCCCCGAAGGCGTGACCGCGTTCCAGACGCCTTTCGTCTTCACCCCGCCGGAGTGA
- a CDS encoding biopolymer transporter ExbD, protein MRHRRGGWRRKTEGSGSVNLISMMDILTVLLLFLLKSYVAGGEVMVPPAGINLPSSNADAPPQTSLVVAIDGDEILIGSERVTTLAQALGDPNLEIAPLTAHLQAQIQRQDEIARLRGAEPVQHRVATIQGDRDIEFRVLQKVMYTLGQNGYENISLAVLQKS, encoded by the coding sequence ATGAGACATCGCCGTGGCGGCTGGCGAAGGAAGACCGAAGGCAGCGGAAGCGTCAACCTGATCTCGATGATGGACATCCTGACCGTGCTGCTCCTGTTCCTGCTCAAGAGCTATGTGGCGGGCGGCGAGGTCATGGTGCCGCCGGCCGGAATCAACCTGCCGAGCTCGAACGCGGACGCGCCGCCGCAGACGTCGCTGGTGGTCGCGATCGACGGCGACGAGATCCTGATCGGCAGCGAGCGGGTCACCACGCTGGCCCAGGCTCTGGGCGATCCCAACCTCGAGATCGCGCCTCTCACGGCGCATCTCCAGGCCCAGATCCAGCGCCAGGACGAGATCGCCCGCCTGCGCGGCGCAGAGCCGGTTCAGCACCGGGTCGCGACCATCCAGGGCGATCGCGACATCGAGTTCCGGGTTCTGCAGAAGGTCATGTACACGCTCGGCCAGAACGGGTACGAGAACATCTCTCTCGCGGTGCTCCAGAAATCCTGA
- a CDS encoding biopolymer transporter ExbD, with translation MRERRQKRRRHRDNVVAEIELMPMLNVFISIIPLLLLSAAFVPVTVIKTTLPSDQAAVVEPQDTPLELAIHIRPAAYQLEVSGSIVQSIARQPRGDEAAATRAREELAQALQGLASAHPDHREVRIVSQPRTRYEEIVEVMDVARSAGLPEASLAEGLEGS, from the coding sequence ATGCGGGAGCGTCGCCAGAAGAGACGGCGCCACCGCGACAATGTGGTCGCGGAGATCGAGCTGATGCCGATGCTCAATGTCTTCATCTCGATCATTCCGCTGTTGCTGCTCTCGGCCGCCTTCGTGCCCGTGACCGTGATCAAGACCACGCTGCCGTCGGACCAGGCGGCGGTGGTCGAACCGCAGGACACGCCGCTCGAGCTGGCGATCCACATTCGTCCCGCGGCGTATCAGCTGGAGGTCAGCGGCTCGATCGTGCAGAGCATCGCTCGCCAGCCCCGGGGCGACGAGGCCGCGGCGACCAGGGCCCGCGAAGAGCTGGCCCAGGCGCTGCAGGGTCTCGCGTCCGCGCATCCGGACCACCGCGAGGTACGCATCGTCTCCCAGCCGCGGACGCGCTATGAAGAGATCGTCGAGGTGATGGACGTGGCTCGCTCTGCCGGACTGCCCGAGGCGTCACTGGCCGAAGGACTGGAGGGCTCCTGA
- a CDS encoding MotA/TolQ/ExbB proton channel family protein translates to MNQLSTIATFYKEGGMFMHAVLVIAVVIVAIVLERAIVISRAASLNGRKLTDDLVRAVGRGDLNGAHGLAVRSKAPVARVAQAMLQANVADEEYLQYTADNAATLCLPDLTKRLPHLGVLANSATLIGLLGTITGLITAISGVGVADAAQRSAYLSAGISEALHTTAFGLMVAIPTLMIQGWLNTRVEAIAQDVDEVSVRLSQAMARLGASGPPQVTPIQRPQASGVMPGITRTATSMPGGAR, encoded by the coding sequence ATGAATCAGCTCTCGACCATCGCCACCTTCTACAAGGAAGGCGGCATGTTCATGCACGCCGTGCTCGTGATCGCCGTCGTGATCGTGGCGATCGTTCTGGAGCGCGCCATCGTCATCAGCCGGGCGGCGTCGCTGAACGGGCGCAAGCTCACCGATGACCTGGTGCGCGCGGTCGGTCGCGGCGATCTCAACGGCGCCCATGGGCTGGCCGTCCGCTCCAAGGCTCCCGTGGCCCGGGTCGCCCAGGCGATGCTGCAGGCGAACGTGGCGGACGAGGAATATCTCCAGTACACGGCGGACAACGCCGCGACGCTCTGCCTGCCGGATCTGACCAAGCGCCTCCCCCACCTCGGCGTGCTGGCCAACTCGGCGACGCTGATCGGTCTGCTCGGAACCATCACCGGTCTGATCACGGCGATCTCGGGCGTCGGCGTGGCCGATGCCGCGCAGCGCTCCGCCTATCTGTCGGCCGGTATCTCGGAAGCGCTCCACACGACGGCCTTCGGCCTCATGGTCGCCATTCCCACGCTGATGATCCAGGGATGGCTCAACACGCGGGTCGAAGCCATCGCCCAGGACGTCGACGAAGTGAGCGTCCGGCTCAGCCAGGCCATGGCCCGGCTGGGCGCGTCCGGTCCGCCGCAGGTGACGCCGATCCAGCGGCCGCAGGCCTCGGGCGTCATGCCAGGCATCACGCGGACCGCCACGAGCATGCCGGGAGGCGCGCGGTAA
- a CDS encoding tetratricopeptide repeat protein yields MRSHPAGLIGLLAACLAAASPASSHAATDSTLGGPPLTMRSGTMSWENLCLGRAAMEQSLGNTPGVIRHLEGIDFTNPSPSFTEVDRAAFLLGQAYLRAGSAARFATLARAVAAWEKSTAYTQWLALELRIAEAAGSVTVVAPAPDTTELQTQVDPGALVPGADAESIRRIGFGAADALAASLLLRDGDVEGARRLLSGAEAGTPESALEACLEALAGERAGQDTEAALARMSAADTTSALGRDLAGLALIRRAARAAARSEDPRPLLAAVPRGSRYEARALHMAWLAGLERGDLAAEARLDSLGADSTYESRREILMALAGRALENGQWQAAHRRYAAIDRDWSLHREALRGALESDRADSLWAQWQSSGEGQEALLLDALPARRQAEQIARASANLGVRAESPPPTLIAPPTASRPRWPLPPPSAEEWRSVSAARSRAAEAAEDVRRADQETIAERARLEDLRRYLGMGLERQRLEHASIRALAARLDSLAAMLLGIDARIKAVRDETQRRVAQRSAQLLELARIQRTWVLALRHFHIEGPNQPWESLAPYGYPSTDSLTREERRLNERLQALTERLSAETPDLLDRSYQHAWRPNVIDRGITNREEAHRLLAWAVRLQPAIAKTIDSAMTSPALLALQRDAARRAVTRDSLQKIERALAKAVARSAVERALATLESEREGIDYGLAVAAYAASVRLAAADSSASDSARTASGATAAADSAHRGLQEEADDPESAAWRAQAIASLQTFLERHRGSAARGEMRFRLADLLLVDARQNFRARMADFLARQESGAATGALPVMDPTPALRLYRAILAEDPGFERRDAVLFNAAMLLADQGDPEAGKFFAQLVRDDPGSSYAQESYLRMGDLAFNEKRFSECVPLYQQAAAGSDISLKAIALYKLGWAHFNAERLDDAAGAFRAVLDVYESKRELKINVDIEGEAESYLVHSLARAGGAKAFGRHFDASGGRPYERRVLRDLAHHFRRYSLYGEAAEVEQLYIERYPLEPEALASAQRLPETYERWDHADLARKSRLEFAPRFAPGSEWHKAQSSDSVKAAGASFARSAWLSVALEHHRAARQKDAREDWSEALRLYRTLLDHWPQDSMAASYRLVAGEASQHLGDFRGALEYYGQAAGGPDSVARQAVFQRVAVTDAWYESTRGAGASGRDSLAKAVLSAGDEMLTRYPDHAAATDVSWRLGNLAFAHGWYERATQDFERMVTKRPGDSRAPTAAALRADALFHMKDFEKAGAAFEVAQKIAHEAGRDSLEKRAAAAIPVCYFRAAEALAASDSTAYGKQAALFEQVAGRWPKFEHAHVAQYRAGLAWLEAGKTREGVKAMEALIQNFPRSEYVKDAHLQVAKAWESDKHPVEAADAYIGFARAFPKDSSAAAAWLKSADLLQGAGQQGRADDLRLSYVKSHPGDVETAMEVFEGLARRDLTKVGPERPISMLLDPETPAATKKAQSRPKKAQARTAAPDTAKARSYLAEYLRRGKAHPRLLSQDVVAQVRYLQGEEARTTYLAARLTQPLEKSIPTKQKLLDSTLARYRASVDIGGSEWSSASAYRIGEALVAFGEALEKSERPADLKGDDLLAYEDVILEQSQPFYDRGEEVWTDLLRERGKEEKVDPWVTQARDALWKRLGSRFYFRPEAEFPAIAGTAPEPIREKPARKAAAADSGKKSTVHAQREEQEP; encoded by the coding sequence GTGCGATCCCACCCTGCCGGCCTGATCGGGCTGCTCGCCGCGTGTCTGGCCGCCGCGTCGCCGGCGTCGAGCCACGCCGCGACGGACTCCACGCTTGGCGGACCCCCGCTCACGATGCGCAGCGGCACGATGAGCTGGGAAAACCTCTGCCTCGGCCGCGCGGCGATGGAGCAGAGCCTCGGGAACACCCCGGGCGTGATCCGCCACCTGGAGGGCATCGACTTCACGAACCCGTCGCCTTCGTTCACCGAGGTCGATCGCGCCGCGTTCCTCCTCGGACAGGCCTATCTGCGCGCGGGGAGCGCTGCACGCTTCGCCACGCTCGCGCGCGCCGTGGCGGCCTGGGAGAAATCGACGGCGTACACGCAATGGCTCGCGCTCGAGCTGCGGATCGCCGAGGCCGCGGGTTCGGTGACGGTGGTCGCTCCCGCTCCGGACACCACCGAGCTCCAGACCCAGGTCGATCCCGGAGCGCTCGTGCCCGGCGCCGACGCCGAGAGCATCCGCCGCATCGGATTCGGCGCCGCGGATGCGCTGGCGGCGAGCCTGCTGCTTCGTGATGGTGACGTCGAGGGCGCGCGTCGCCTGCTGTCAGGAGCCGAAGCAGGAACGCCCGAGAGCGCGCTGGAGGCTTGTCTGGAAGCCCTGGCCGGCGAGCGCGCGGGACAGGACACCGAAGCCGCGCTGGCGCGGATGTCGGCGGCCGACACCACCAGCGCACTGGGGCGAGATCTCGCCGGGCTCGCCTTGATCCGGCGCGCGGCGCGCGCCGCCGCCCGCTCCGAAGATCCGCGTCCTTTGCTCGCCGCGGTGCCGCGCGGCAGCCGCTACGAAGCGCGTGCCCTCCACATGGCGTGGCTGGCGGGGCTGGAACGCGGCGACCTCGCGGCGGAAGCGCGACTCGATTCGCTCGGCGCCGATTCCACCTACGAGAGCCGGCGCGAAATCCTGATGGCGCTGGCCGGGCGCGCGCTCGAGAACGGGCAATGGCAGGCCGCGCATCGACGCTATGCCGCCATCGACCGCGACTGGTCACTTCACCGCGAAGCGCTGCGCGGCGCGCTGGAGAGCGATCGCGCGGACTCGTTGTGGGCACAGTGGCAATCGAGCGGGGAAGGCCAGGAGGCGCTCCTCCTCGATGCGCTTCCGGCCCGCAGGCAGGCCGAGCAGATCGCGCGCGCGTCCGCGAACCTCGGCGTCCGTGCGGAATCGCCCCCTCCCACGCTGATCGCGCCGCCCACGGCGTCGCGTCCGCGCTGGCCGCTGCCCCCGCCATCCGCCGAGGAGTGGCGGTCGGTGTCCGCCGCTCGCTCCCGGGCCGCGGAAGCGGCGGAAGACGTGCGGCGCGCCGATCAGGAGACGATCGCGGAGCGTGCGCGGCTCGAGGATCTGCGCCGCTATCTGGGGATGGGTCTCGAGCGGCAGCGGCTCGAGCACGCATCGATCCGAGCACTTGCCGCTCGTCTCGATTCGCTGGCCGCCATGCTGCTCGGGATCGACGCGCGGATCAAGGCGGTGCGCGACGAGACCCAGCGGCGCGTGGCCCAGCGCTCGGCGCAGCTCCTCGAGCTCGCCCGCATCCAGAGGACCTGGGTGCTGGCGCTGCGTCATTTCCACATCGAAGGCCCGAACCAGCCGTGGGAATCGCTGGCGCCGTACGGGTATCCGAGCACCGACAGCCTCACGCGCGAGGAGCGGCGGCTCAACGAGAGGCTCCAGGCGCTCACCGAGCGGCTCTCTGCCGAGACCCCGGACCTGCTCGACCGTTCCTACCAGCACGCGTGGCGGCCGAACGTGATCGATCGCGGGATCACCAACCGTGAGGAGGCGCACCGCCTGCTGGCGTGGGCGGTGAGGCTGCAGCCCGCGATCGCGAAGACGATCGACTCCGCGATGACCAGCCCGGCGTTGCTGGCGCTGCAGCGCGACGCCGCGCGCCGGGCGGTGACCCGCGATTCCCTGCAGAAGATCGAGCGCGCGCTGGCGAAGGCCGTGGCTCGCTCCGCGGTCGAGCGCGCGCTGGCGACTCTCGAGAGCGAGCGCGAGGGCATCGACTACGGGCTCGCGGTCGCCGCGTACGCCGCCAGCGTGCGGCTCGCCGCCGCGGACAGCAGCGCTTCCGATTCGGCGCGGACGGCGTCGGGCGCCACGGCCGCGGCCGACAGCGCGCACCGGGGCCTTCAGGAAGAAGCCGACGATCCCGAGAGCGCCGCATGGCGCGCGCAGGCGATCGCTTCGCTGCAGACCTTCCTCGAGCGTCACCGCGGCTCCGCGGCGCGGGGCGAGATGCGCTTCCGCCTCGCCGACCTGCTGCTGGTCGATGCCCGCCAGAACTTCCGGGCCCGCATGGCCGACTTCCTCGCGCGTCAGGAGTCAGGCGCCGCGACGGGTGCTCTGCCGGTGATGGATCCCACGCCCGCGCTGCGCCTCTACCGCGCCATCCTCGCGGAGGACCCGGGCTTCGAGCGCCGTGACGCGGTGCTGTTCAACGCCGCGATGCTGCTCGCCGACCAGGGCGACCCCGAAGCGGGCAAATTCTTCGCCCAGCTGGTGCGCGACGATCCAGGCTCGAGCTACGCGCAGGAGTCCTATCTGCGCATGGGCGACCTGGCCTTCAACGAGAAGCGCTTCAGCGAGTGCGTTCCGCTCTACCAGCAGGCGGCGGCCGGCAGCGACATCAGTCTGAAGGCCATCGCGCTCTACAAGCTGGGCTGGGCCCACTTCAACGCCGAGCGGCTCGACGATGCCGCCGGCGCGTTTCGCGCCGTGCTCGATGTCTACGAGTCGAAGCGTGAGCTGAAGATCAACGTGGACATCGAAGGCGAAGCCGAGTCGTATCTGGTTCACTCGCTGGCTCGCGCGGGCGGGGCCAAGGCCTTTGGACGCCACTTCGACGCTTCCGGAGGAAGGCCCTACGAGCGGCGCGTCCTGCGCGACCTGGCGCATCACTTCCGGCGCTACAGCCTGTACGGCGAAGCGGCGGAGGTCGAGCAGCTCTACATCGAGCGCTATCCGCTCGAGCCGGAAGCCCTGGCCAGCGCGCAGCGCCTTCCCGAGACCTACGAGCGGTGGGACCACGCCGACCTGGCGCGCAAGTCGCGCCTCGAATTCGCGCCGCGCTTCGCGCCCGGCAGCGAGTGGCACAAGGCCCAGAGCTCGGACTCCGTGAAGGCGGCCGGCGCCTCGTTCGCACGCTCGGCATGGCTCTCGGTCGCGCTCGAGCACCATCGCGCGGCGCGGCAGAAGGATGCTCGCGAGGACTGGAGCGAGGCGCTCCGCCTCTATCGCACCCTGCTCGATCACTGGCCCCAGGACTCGATGGCCGCCAGCTACCGTCTCGTCGCCGGAGAAGCCAGCCAGCATCTGGGTGATTTCCGGGGAGCGCTCGAGTACTACGGCCAGGCGGCGGGAGGACCGGACAGTGTCGCGCGGCAGGCCGTGTTCCAGCGCGTGGCGGTGACCGACGCCTGGTACGAGAGCACGCGAGGCGCCGGTGCTTCCGGGCGCGACTCGCTGGCCAAGGCGGTGCTGTCCGCAGGTGACGAGATGCTGACCCGCTATCCGGACCACGCCGCCGCGACCGACGTCTCGTGGCGTCTCGGCAACCTGGCCTTCGCGCACGGATGGTATGAGCGCGCGACGCAGGACTTCGAGCGGATGGTGACGAAGCGTCCGGGTGACTCGCGCGCCCCGACCGCGGCGGCGTTGCGTGCCGACGCGCTCTTCCACATGAAAGACTTCGAGAAGGCCGGCGCGGCGTTCGAGGTCGCTCAAAAGATCGCCCACGAAGCCGGCCGCGACTCGCTCGAGAAGCGCGCCGCCGCCGCCATCCCGGTCTGCTACTTCCGCGCGGCCGAGGCCTTGGCCGCGTCGGACTCCACGGCCTACGGGAAGCAGGCCGCGCTCTTCGAGCAGGTCGCTGGACGCTGGCCGAAGTTCGAGCACGCGCACGTCGCGCAGTACCGCGCCGGTCTCGCGTGGCTGGAAGCCGGGAAGACCCGGGAAGGCGTGAAGGCCATGGAAGCGCTGATCCAGAACTTCCCGAGAAGCGAATACGTGAAGGACGCGCACCTCCAGGTCGCGAAGGCGTGGGAGTCCGACAAGCACCCGGTCGAGGCGGCCGACGCCTATATCGGCTTCGCGCGCGCCTTCCCGAAAGACTCGAGCGCCGCGGCGGCGTGGCTCAAATCCGCGGATCTGCTCCAGGGCGCGGGACAGCAGGGACGCGCCGACGATCTGCGGCTCTCCTACGTGAAGAGCCACCCCGGGGACGTGGAGACGGCGATGGAGGTCTTCGAAGGATTGGCGCGCCGCGACCTGACGAAGGTCGGTCCCGAGCGGCCGATCTCCATGCTGCTGGATCCGGAGACGCCCGCGGCGACGAAGAAGGCTCAGAGCCGGCCGAAGAAGGCCCAGGCCAGGACGGCGGCTCCGGACACCGCGAAGGCCCGCTCCTATCTCGCCGAGTATCTGCGCCGGGGCAAGGCCCATCCGCGGTTGCTCTCCCAGGACGTCGTGGCCCAGGTGCGCTATCTGCAGGGCGAGGAGGCGCGGACGACGTATCTGGCGGCGCGCCTCACGCAGCCGCTCGAGAAATCGATCCCCACCAAGCAGAAGCTCCTCGACAGCACGCTGGCCCGTTACCGCGCCAGCGTGGATATCGGCGGCTCGGAGTGGTCCAGCGCCTCGGCCTACCGGATCGGCGAGGCCCTCGTGGCCTTCGGTGAAGCCCTGGAGAAGAGCGAGCGACCGGCCGATCTAAAGGGGGATGACCTCCTGGCTTACGAGGACGTGATCCTGGAGCAGAGCCAGCCCTTCTACGACCGCGGCGAGGAGGTCTGGACCGACCTGCTGCGGGAGCGCGGGAAGGAAGAGAAAGTCGATCCGTGGGTGACACAGGCCCGTGACGCGCTGTGGAAGCGCCTCGGGAGCCGATTCTATTTCCGGCCGGAAGCCGAGTTCCCGGCGATCGCCGGCACGGCGCCCGAGCCGATTCGCGAGAAGCCCGCGCGGAAGGCGGCGGCGGCCGATTCGGGGAAGAAGAGCACGGTGCACGCGCAGCGAGAGGAGCAGGAGCCATGA
- a CDS encoding outer membrane beta-barrel domain-containing protein, which yields MRGILMIQPDPPRGLARRLCSTVFAAWVLTGAQAWGQEASTPQTAAPDSLVEATAAPDPETPPAFEPASPASLPGGRLPSTRKVKLDHSGQNVIRTGPGNEFAIAGVYRKGASFEVIAKSGDWYNVKLTSSETGWVHSSLVKEYDDLADLEFKPNPKLFTRTGSFILTGYTGAYAFDRKSNSLVLGGRVGYYVFDRIQAEGGVGWTRVHRPAEIVESLFDLSLEAEDFDMLFYHLIVTYEILPGRQMVPYLSGGVGSTLMLGRSEPSFNIGAGTTLFLSKRTAIRWEFRDYIFRTGADDERASNNNIEFTIGTAMLF from the coding sequence ATGAGAGGGATCCTCATGATTCAGCCCGATCCGCCCCGCGGTCTCGCGCGGCGCCTGTGCAGCACGGTGTTCGCAGCCTGGGTCCTGACCGGAGCTCAAGCCTGGGGACAGGAGGCATCGACTCCGCAAACCGCGGCCCCCGACAGCCTGGTCGAGGCGACCGCGGCGCCCGATCCGGAGACTCCTCCTGCGTTCGAGCCCGCTTCGCCGGCGTCGCTGCCCGGCGGTCGTCTGCCGAGCACGCGCAAGGTCAAGCTCGATCACAGCGGACAGAACGTGATCCGCACCGGGCCCGGCAACGAGTTCGCCATCGCCGGCGTCTATCGCAAGGGGGCGTCCTTCGAGGTCATCGCCAAGAGCGGCGACTGGTACAACGTCAAGCTCACGAGCAGCGAGACCGGATGGGTCCATTCCTCGCTGGTCAAGGAGTACGACGACCTCGCGGACCTCGAGTTCAAGCCCAATCCCAAGCTGTTCACCCGCACCGGCAGCTTCATTCTCACCGGCTACACCGGGGCCTACGCGTTCGATCGCAAGTCCAACTCGCTGGTCCTCGGCGGGCGCGTGGGCTACTACGTGTTCGATCGGATCCAGGCCGAAGGCGGCGTGGGCTGGACGCGCGTCCATCGTCCCGCGGAGATCGTCGAATCGTTGTTCGATCTCTCGCTCGAGGCCGAGGACTTCGACATGCTGTTCTATCACCTCATCGTCACCTACGAGATCCTCCCCGGCCGCCAGATGGTCCCGTATCTCAGCGGCGGCGTCGGCTCGACGCTGATGCTCGGCCGCAGCGAGCCGAGCTTCAACATCGGCGCGGGCACCACGCTGTTCCTCTCCAAGCGAACCGCGATCCGCTGGGAGTTTCGCGACTACATCTTCCGCACCGGCGCCGACGACGAGCGCGCCTCGAACAACAACATCGAGTTCACCATCGGCACAGCCATGCTGTTCTAG